AAAGGCCATGGAGCCTTTGCGATTAGGGTCTTGAATGTCATGATTAGATGTAAAATCAACAGATAAAATTACAGCATGAATATATGCTTAACCCATTTTAAAAGTAATATTGCTCTTATCATGTAAAAATAAGCTCATCGAGTAATATTCAAAAGGAGGTAATTTTTTCAATGTTAAAATGACCCTTTTTGTACTAAAGATTTAAATTAAAAAACAATAATTTATAATGAATTATCACGATTTTTGACAAGCTTTATATAAAGTGATATATATAATTATTATATGTTATAGATTTAAGGTGTTACATATGAATGAATATAACAAAGATATTGGAAATAGAATAAAAGAATTAAGAGAGCTTTCTGATATTTCAGTACAGGATATAGCTGAAGAATTAAACGTAGATGTGGAAACATATAACAAATATGAAACCGGCGAAGTCGACATTCCAGCCAGTTTCATTTATGAACTCGCAAATAAATTCCAAGTAGATTTAAGTTTACTTTTAACTGGTGAAGAAAGTAGAATGAGCATTTTTGACATTACACGTGCAAACAAAGGTGTTTCAGTTGAAAGAAGAAAAGAATACAATCACGAAAACTTATGTGCTAAATTTATTCACAAAAAAGCAGAAACTTTCCTGGTAACGGTAGATCCAGAAAAAAATCCAATACCATCTTTGAACTCACATCCTGGTCAGGAATTCAACTATGTTCTTGAAGGAACCCTTAAAATTTACATTCATAATAACGAAATTATCTTAAATGAAGGAGACTCAATATTTTTCGATTCAACTCATAGACACGCAATGGTAGCACTTAATGATAAACCAGCTAAATTCTTAGCAGTATTAATGTAGAGGGTAATTATATGACATCTGTAATAGGAGATTTTGTTGAAAGAGTAGATTTCAACTCGTATGAAGACTTTTTTAAGAACTTCAAATTAAAGTATGATGAAGACTTTAACTTCGGATTTGACGTTGTTGACAAATACGCTGAAATCGATCCGGAAAAAATCGCTTTAATCTGGACAAATGACGATGATGAAAATCACACTTTCACATTCAAAGAAATGAAAGAATATTCAAACAAAGCAGTCAATTTATTTAAAAGATTGGGCATCAAAAAAGGCGATAAGGTAATGCTGACATTGAAAAGCAGATACGAATGGTGGTTCTGCATGGTTGCATTGCACAAGCTCGGAGCGATAGCCATTCCCGGAACACACATGCTGAAGCTTCACGATATCGATTTCAGATTAAAACAGGCTGAAGTAAAAGCAGTCATTACCGTTGAAGAGGACACCCTGCTTGAAGATTATGAAGTCGCCGAAAAGGAAATCGACTGGGACATTCAAAAGCTAGTAATTGAAACCGACAGGGACGGCTGGATTAACTTCAACAAGGCAATCGAAGAGGAAAGTCCGGTTTATGAAAGACCATCAAGTGAAGAAAACCCAATGGCTGAAGAAGTATTCCTGATTTACTTTACTTCAGGTACAAGCGGCCTTCCGAAAATGGTTGCCCACAGGCACACTTATGCACTAGGACACATCCCAACTGCCAAATACTGGCAAAACGTCGTTGAAGACGGCGTTCACCACACGGCATCAGATACGGGATGGGGAAAAGCCGTATGGGGAAACATCTACGGCCAGTGGATTGCCGGAACAGCAATATTCATTTACGATTACGTAAGGTTCAACGGAATAAAACTCCTTGAAAAAATCATTGAAAATAAGGTTGATACATTCTGTGCACCTCCAACGGTTTACAGATTCCTGATTAAGGAAAAAATCGAAGGATATGACTTTTCAAACTTAAAATATGTCGCAACTGCAGGCGAACCTCTTCCTCCTGAAGTATCCGAAAGATTCTATGACATTTCAGGATTGAGAATCAAGGAAGGATTCGGACAGACTGAAACCACATTATCCATCGGAACCTTCATCTGGCTGG
This genomic interval from Methanobrevibacter millerae contains the following:
- a CDS encoding AMP-binding protein is translated as MTSVIGDFVERVDFNSYEDFFKNFKLKYDEDFNFGFDVVDKYAEIDPEKIALIWTNDDDENHTFTFKEMKEYSNKAVNLFKRLGIKKGDKVMLTLKSRYEWWFCMVALHKLGAIAIPGTHMLKLHDIDFRLKQAEVKAVITVEEDTLLEDYEVAEKEIDWDIQKLVIETDRDGWINFNKAIEEESPVYERPSSEENPMAEEVFLIYFTSGTSGLPKMVAHRHTYALGHIPTAKYWQNVVEDGVHHTASDTGWGKAVWGNIYGQWIAGTAIFIYDYVRFNGIKLLEKIIENKVDTFCAPPTVYRFLIKEKIEGYDFSNLKYVATAGEPLPPEVSERFYDISGLRIKEGFGQTETTLSIGTFIWLDAKIGSIGKPSPLYNLKLLDENDNPVEIGEEGELCFDVSEGVPPGLFKEYFKDPVKQAQQVHDGYYHCGDTAWMDEDGYVHFVGRNDDIIKSSGYRIGPYEVESAVLSHDAVAHCAITAFPDEVRGQIVKASIVLQPDYEPSDELTKDIQDHVKRVTAPYKYPRKVEYVDELPETISGKIRRVQIRENDKNQ
- a CDS encoding helix-turn-helix domain-containing protein, coding for MLHMNEYNKDIGNRIKELRELSDISVQDIAEELNVDVETYNKYETGEVDIPASFIYELANKFQVDLSLLLTGEESRMSIFDITRANKGVSVERRKEYNHENLCAKFIHKKAETFLVTVDPEKNPIPSLNSHPGQEFNYVLEGTLKIYIHNNEIILNEGDSIFFDSTHRHAMVALNDKPAKFLAVLM